The Rhodospirillaceae bacterium genome has a window encoding:
- a CDS encoding TRAP transporter substrate-binding protein, with translation MIKKLSVLISLLSALVLSFSAAAVTVTVGGTGVKDTAGDKKWLTFQSNVEAATDEIEMRMLIYGELGPEENLVNGIRRGRIQVANWSGLATTTVVPEMAMLYTPFLFDSYAEADFIMDNYLFAAYAALLAERDIRFIQWDEIGFNQVYGKTPLITPADTTGVRFRTSSSESARLFAEAIGADAIPLGFTDIVTGLQTGLVDAGESSIIMYVPTGISGEAKHLTLTNHSFATSIIVMKQSWLDSLPDAQSKLLLDSFVDVNDGRQWTRDEWKTFLDEKEKWGFTTHELTPEQRTMWKNATAPVSRQLIDSIGGDAQRIWDLVQDGKAAFAVQEEDPE, from the coding sequence ATGATCAAAAAACTCTCCGTCTTGATAAGCTTATTGAGCGCACTGGTGCTCTCGTTCTCAGCTGCGGCAGTCACAGTTACCGTGGGCGGCACCGGCGTGAAGGACACCGCCGGGGACAAAAAGTGGCTGACCTTTCAGAGCAACGTTGAAGCGGCCACCGACGAGATTGAGATGCGCATGCTGATCTACGGCGAGTTGGGGCCGGAAGAGAATTTGGTCAACGGCATTCGCCGGGGGCGGATTCAAGTGGCCAACTGGTCGGGGCTGGCAACCACCACCGTGGTGCCGGAAATGGCCATGCTCTACACGCCCTTTCTGTTCGACAGTTACGCCGAAGCCGACTTTATTATGGATAACTACCTGTTTGCCGCCTATGCGGCGCTACTGGCGGAACGGGACATCCGGTTTATTCAATGGGACGAGATCGGCTTCAACCAGGTTTACGGCAAGACCCCGTTGATTACACCGGCGGACACCACCGGTGTACGTTTTCGCACCTCGTCTAGTGAATCGGCACGATTGTTTGCCGAAGCCATAGGCGCGGATGCCATCCCGCTCGGCTTCACCGACATTGTAACCGGCCTGCAAACCGGACTGGTGGACGCGGGCGAAAGTTCGATCATCATGTATGTGCCGACGGGCATTTCCGGCGAGGCTAAGCACCTGACGCTGACCAATCATTCCTTTGCCACCTCAATTATTGTGATGAAACAAAGCTGGTTAGACAGCCTGCCCGATGCGCAAAGCAAGCTGCTCTTGGACTCCTTCGTGGATGTGAATGACGGACGGCAGTGGACTCGCGACGAGTGGAAAACGTTTTTAGATGAAAAAGAAAAGTGGGGATTCACCACCCATGAGTTGACGCCGGAGCAACGCACGATGTGGAAAAACGCAACCGCGCCCGTGTCACGTCAACTGATCGATTCCATTGGGGGCGACGCCCAACGCATCTGGGATTTAGTACAGGACGGCAAAGCCGCCTTCGCGGTCCAAGAGGAAGACCCGGAGTAA
- a CDS encoding VOC family protein, giving the protein MRLNRLRKTIALSIMASVLLCAPTQALESVVKRTTLLVSNIEQSMVFYEAIGFSVWLDRGGDRDPEGGDLPLNAKPTQSRIAIMQGQHEDWAMIGLLQYDNPPLPWTRDPDNPTIGTSDAVLVIVTNDIAQAYENLLAINATILKPPRAYTSNSVNGRKEGAIMFFQDPDGNVIEMTEVYSLTPYGE; this is encoded by the coding sequence ATGCGCCTGAACCGCTTAAGAAAGACCATCGCCCTTTCTATAATGGCAAGCGTATTGCTCTGCGCGCCAACGCAGGCGTTAGAGTCTGTGGTCAAACGCACCACGCTGCTGGTATCGAACATTGAACAGTCGATGGTGTTTTACGAAGCCATTGGCTTTTCCGTCTGGCTGGACCGTGGCGGAGACCGTGACCCAGAGGGCGGCGACCTGCCCTTGAATGCCAAGCCCACACAGTCCCGAATCGCCATCATGCAGGGCCAGCATGAAGACTGGGCCATGATTGGGCTGCTGCAGTACGACAACCCGCCCCTGCCCTGGACCCGTGACCCCGACAACCCAACCATCGGCACCTCGGACGCCGTGCTGGTGATTGTGACCAACGACATTGCGCAGGCTTATGAAAACCTGCTGGCGATCAACGCAACCATACTCAAACCGCCGCGCGCCTATACATCCAATTCCGTCAATGGCCGCAAGGAAGGTGCGATTATGTTTTTTCAGGACCCGGACGGCAACGTTATTGAAATGACCGAGGTCTACAGCCTGACGCCCTATGGGGAATGA
- a CDS encoding TfoX/Sxy family protein yields MASRGYCDHVLDLLSHVEGVSARGMFGGFGLYKGSVMFALIADDVLYYKVGPANQPDYEEAGSEPFTYSGKGKPIQMSYWQVPEDVLEDQDALRDWTLKAFDVALKAKKPKKPKAKKL; encoded by the coding sequence ATGGCCTCTCGCGGATACTGTGATCATGTGCTCGATCTGCTGTCCCATGTTGAGGGCGTCTCGGCGCGCGGCATGTTTGGCGGATTCGGTTTGTACAAAGGCAGCGTCATGTTCGCTCTCATTGCCGATGATGTGCTGTATTATAAGGTCGGACCGGCCAACCAACCGGATTATGAAGAGGCTGGGTCCGAGCCCTTCACCTATTCGGGTAAAGGCAAGCCCATTCAAATGTCGTACTGGCAGGTGCCGGAAGATGTTCTGGAAGATCAGGACGCCCTGCGCGATTGGACCCTGAAAGCCTTTGATGTCGCCCTCAAGGCCAAGAAACCAAAAAAGCCTAAAGCCAAAAAACTCTAG